From a region of the Coprococcus comes ATCC 27758 genome:
- a CDS encoding PBECR2 nuclease fold domain-containing protein, producing the protein MYRVGKIDREIYHCIAEDIVTDEVIITVVQIMHIRERHPNDYELFSTYFDEIIRDLDYIIEAKKPNTALILKEIKDVKEVFKMVLRLITSKDNLDYKNSIITFMKIDDKEWNRLLRNKKILYKRE; encoded by the coding sequence GTGTATAGAGTAGGGAAAATTGACAGGGAAATATACCATTGTATAGCAGAGGATATAGTAACAGATGAAGTTATTATAACTGTTGTGCAGATTATGCATATTCGGGAAAGACATCCCAATGATTATGAACTTTTTTCTACATACTTTGACGAGATAATACGGGATCTGGATTATATAATTGAAGCGAAGAAACCCAATACAGCGTTGATACTAAAAGAAATTAAGGACGTTAAAGAAGTATTTAAAATGGTTTTACGTTTGATTACATCAAAGGATAATCTGGACTACAAAAATTCAATTATCACATTTATGAAAATAGATGATAAGGAATGGAACAGGCTGCTGCGCAACAAGAAAATTCTTTACAAAAGAGAATAA
- the efp gene encoding elongation factor P — protein MISAGDFRNGLTVLIEGNIYQILEFQHVKPGKGAAFVRTKLKNIISGGVVEKTFRPTEKFDTAHIDRKDMQYLYSDGELYHFMDVETFDQIAVDGDTVGDSLKFVKENEMVKVCSHEGNVFSVEPPISVELEVTETEPGVKGDTATGATKPAIVETGASVLVPLFVNQGDKIKIDTRTGEYSSRA, from the coding sequence ATGATTTCAGCAGGCGATTTTAGAAATGGTCTTACAGTACTGATCGAAGGTAACATTTATCAGATTCTGGAATTCCAGCATGTAAAACCGGGAAAGGGAGCAGCTTTCGTTAGAACAAAACTTAAAAACATCATCAGTGGTGGTGTAGTAGAAAAGACTTTCCGTCCGACAGAGAAATTCGATACCGCTCATATCGACAGAAAAGATATGCAGTATCTGTATTCTGATGGTGAACTCTATCACTTCATGGATGTTGAGACATTCGACCAGATCGCAGTTGATGGAGATACTGTAGGAGATTCCCTCAAGTTTGTAAAAGAGAACGAGATGGTTAAAGTATGTTCACATGAAGGTAACGTATTCTCAGTAGAGCCGCCGATCAGTGTGGAACTTGAAGTTACAGAGACAGAGCCGGGAGTAAAAGGTGATACAGCTACAGGTGCTACTAAACCGGCTATCGTTGAAACAGGAGCAAGTGTTCTTGTACCGCTTTTCGTTAACCAGGGTGACAAGATCAAAATTGATACCCGTACAGGAGAGTACAGCTCAAGAGCATAA
- a CDS encoding response regulator transcription factor, with product MNTEILVIEDDDLVRQGIVDILELKGWNAVAAKSCSEALVRIRGEEYMLYVLDMKLPDGNGIMLCREIRRYTDNPILFLSAYDSEEFIVEGFEAGANDYVIKPFRTFEFIARIKALLRRTGMQNGKKVKKGIKSGEYELDLQKQILQKDGVRIDLTRTEYQILCSLLANAPNLVAREFLLDTIWDFNENYIDDNTLSVHMNRLRKKLTAENEQDPIETKRGVGYAWTLKAEDVYDEI from the coding sequence ATGAACACAGAAATTTTAGTAATTGAAGATGACGACCTGGTAAGACAGGGAATCGTAGACATCCTGGAACTAAAGGGATGGAATGCGGTTGCAGCGAAGTCTTGTAGCGAAGCACTCGTAAGGATCCGGGGAGAAGAATATATGCTGTATGTACTGGATATGAAGCTGCCAGACGGGAACGGAATCATGCTCTGCAGGGAGATCCGCAGATATACAGACAATCCCATTCTTTTCTTATCAGCCTATGACAGTGAAGAATTTATCGTAGAAGGATTTGAAGCGGGAGCAAATGACTATGTGATCAAGCCTTTCCGCACATTTGAATTTATTGCGAGAATCAAGGCTTTGCTGCGACGTACCGGTATGCAAAACGGCAAGAAAGTGAAAAAAGGAATCAAAAGCGGAGAATATGAACTGGATTTGCAGAAGCAGATTTTGCAGAAGGATGGTGTCCGAATCGATCTTACAAGGACCGAATATCAGATTCTGTGCAGCCTTCTTGCAAACGCACCGAATCTTGTTGCGAGGGAGTTCCTGTTGGACACTATCTGGGATTTTAATGAAAATTATATCGATGACAATACCTTGTCTGTACATATGAACCGGCTGAGAAAGAAGCTGACTGCAGAAAATGAGCAGGATCCGATTGAGACAAAGCGTGGAGTTGGTTATGCATGGACGCTGAAAGCTGAGGATGTGTATGATGAGATCTGA
- a CDS encoding DUF5688 family protein: MNYTEFMNAMLCEIRGQVDAQVRTELYTVTKNNGTRRTGILFKQEDSNLAPTIYLEEFYQKYLKGQQVPDLADSICSIYQEIRVKKTCDCQNLFDFNHVKEHIVYKLIRRDANEELLKQIPYEPFLDLAVVYYIQIDNTRFGSAAIQIRNEHLRYWRVEKEEIRRLAEKNTPRIYPVQIRQIVRFMYVATNEQCSLGAAVMRYPDFREKVRGMIRGDFYILPSSIHEVILVPESFGLEPERMQEMVKEINQTGVAPEEVLSDSVYYFDGEEIRIVAK, translated from the coding sequence ATGAATTATACAGAATTTATGAATGCTATGTTATGCGAGATCAGAGGACAGGTAGATGCGCAGGTGAGGACGGAGTTGTACACCGTGACGAAGAATAATGGAACCAGAAGAACAGGGATTCTTTTTAAGCAGGAGGACAGCAACCTTGCACCGACGATCTATCTGGAGGAATTTTACCAGAAGTATCTGAAGGGGCAGCAGGTACCGGATCTGGCGGATTCCATTTGCAGTATTTATCAGGAGATACGGGTGAAGAAGACCTGTGATTGTCAGAATCTGTTTGATTTTAATCATGTAAAAGAGCATATCGTGTACAAGCTGATCCGGCGGGATGCCAACGAAGAACTGTTAAAGCAGATTCCTTATGAGCCGTTCCTGGATCTGGCAGTGGTCTATTATATCCAGATAGACAACACACGCTTTGGCTCGGCGGCGATCCAGATCCGCAACGAGCATCTGCGGTACTGGCGTGTGGAAAAGGAAGAAATCCGCCGTCTTGCCGAGAAGAATACACCGCGGATCTATCCGGTGCAGATCCGGCAGATTGTGCGCTTTATGTATGTGGCGACGAACGAGCAGTGCAGTCTGGGGGCAGCAGTGATGCGGTATCCGGATTTCCGGGAAAAGGTCAGGGGGATGATCAGAGGGGATTTCTATATCCTGCCAAGCAGTATCCATGAAGTGATACTGGTGCCGGAAAGCTTTGGACTGGAGCCGGAGCGGATGCAGGAAATGGTAAAAGAGATCAATCAGACCGGAGTGGCACCGGAGGAAGTACTTTCGGATTCCGTGTATTACTTTGATGGGGAGGAGATTCGGATCGTGGCGAAGTAG
- a CDS encoding TRAP transporter substrate-binding protein: MKKAVRMAVAAGMCAALALSAGCQKKTVADDEVQRYAWPLATASPEDTVTQIYAEKFAEEVEELSDGKMKIQVYPNGTIGGDRELLESCKDGDIPFVIQNTAPQVTFMPDLAVFDIPCRFSTIDEVREKVDDPEFYGLLEDVYENGGYNLLGYADQGFRVMSTNKMVESLADFKGQKIRTMENSYHMDFWKKLKASPTPMSFSEVYIGLQQGTIDAQENPYEVIVSNKLYEQQDYVVETNHLPHLISLIVSDEFFQDLPEDKQAILVEAAEIAKEEARQASDDRIADKIKVIEDSGTQIVTLSDELRAEIREAVQPVYDEIEKNVDKKLYNAYMK, encoded by the coding sequence ATGAAGAAAGCAGTAAGAATGGCGGTAGCGGCAGGAATGTGTGCGGCACTTGCACTCAGTGCGGGGTGTCAGAAAAAGACGGTTGCGGATGATGAGGTACAGCGATATGCATGGCCGCTTGCAACGGCGAGTCCGGAGGATACCGTAACACAGATCTATGCAGAAAAATTTGCGGAAGAAGTAGAAGAATTAAGTGATGGCAAGATGAAGATCCAGGTCTATCCGAACGGTACGATCGGAGGGGACAGAGAGCTTCTGGAGAGCTGTAAGGATGGGGATATTCCGTTTGTGATCCAGAATACCGCACCGCAGGTAACTTTCATGCCGGACCTTGCGGTGTTTGATATTCCGTGCCGATTCAGTACAATTGATGAAGTACGTGAAAAGGTAGATGATCCGGAGTTCTATGGACTTCTGGAGGATGTCTATGAGAATGGCGGATATAATCTCCTTGGCTATGCAGACCAGGGATTCCGTGTTATGTCAACGAATAAAATGGTCGAATCATTGGCTGATTTTAAAGGACAGAAGATCCGTACCATGGAGAATTCCTACCATATGGATTTCTGGAAAAAACTGAAAGCATCTCCGACACCGATGAGTTTCAGTGAGGTGTATATCGGGCTGCAGCAGGGAACCATTGATGCCCAGGAGAATCCATACGAGGTTATCGTATCCAACAAGCTTTATGAACAGCAGGATTATGTTGTGGAAACCAATCACCTGCCGCATCTGATCTCTCTGATCGTCAGTGATGAATTTTTTCAGGATCTGCCGGAAGATAAGCAGGCAATCCTTGTAGAAGCTGCTGAGATCGCCAAAGAAGAGGCTCGCCAGGCATCGGATGACCGGATTGCAGACAAGATCAAAGTAATTGAGGACAGTGGAACACAGATTGTTACACTTAGTGATGAACTGAGAGCGGAAATCCGTGAGGCAGTGCAGCCGGTTTACGATGAAATCGAGAAAAATGTGGATAAAAAACTCTATAATGCCTATATGAAATAG
- a CDS encoding TRAP transporter large permease: MPAAVVFILFVICLIIAIPVSIALTIASVLPGAFDPSFTVSGQFVIRSMLGGIDSFPLLAVPMFVLSGIIMARGGISKKLFDVFSYFLGKLTAGLPCAVIVTCLFYGAISGSGPATVAAVGSMTIPILIELGYDKDFSAAIVAVAGGLGVIIPPSIPFIMFGSASGESVSDLFIAGIIPGLLIGGLLMVYAVYYCKKNGEDKEKIQKVVGELHEKGLLKVLKESFWALLSPVIILGCIYSGIASPTEAAVISVFYALIVSLFIYKTMTFKDIWPALVEGVRTYAPIMFILAASIAFSRVLTLMQIPQMVSTWILTHFTNKIVLILVINVFLLIVGMVMDTTPAILILTPILLPIVTAVGMNPIHFGIMMVVNLAIGFVTPPIGVNLFVASSLTDIPIMRISKHAMPMIGYFLVALLLITFIPAISLALI; the protein is encoded by the coding sequence GTATCGATCGCACTTACAATCGCATCGGTCCTTCCGGGTGCTTTTGATCCATCCTTCACAGTCAGCGGACAGTTTGTGATCCGTTCTATGCTGGGAGGAATTGACAGCTTTCCTCTCCTTGCGGTTCCGATGTTCGTACTTTCCGGAATCATCATGGCAAGAGGCGGCATTTCCAAAAAATTATTTGATGTATTTTCCTATTTTCTTGGAAAGCTGACAGCGGGTCTGCCGTGCGCGGTCATTGTAACCTGTCTGTTTTATGGTGCAATCTCAGGCTCCGGACCGGCAACGGTTGCAGCAGTCGGAAGTATGACGATCCCGATTCTGATCGAGCTTGGATACGATAAGGATTTTTCCGCGGCGATCGTAGCCGTGGCAGGTGGTCTTGGAGTTATTATTCCACCAAGTATTCCGTTTATCATGTTCGGAAGTGCTTCCGGTGAATCAGTAAGTGACCTGTTTATCGCAGGGATCATTCCGGGACTTCTGATCGGCGGACTTCTGATGGTTTATGCAGTTTATTACTGTAAAAAGAATGGAGAGGACAAAGAAAAGATCCAGAAAGTAGTCGGGGAACTTCATGAGAAAGGACTTCTGAAGGTTTTAAAAGAAAGCTTCTGGGCACTTTTGAGTCCGGTTATCATTCTGGGATGCATCTATTCCGGAATCGCATCGCCGACAGAAGCGGCAGTCATTTCGGTATTTTATGCACTGATCGTCAGCCTGTTTATTTATAAGACGATGACGTTTAAAGATATCTGGCCGGCACTGGTGGAGGGCGTGCGCACCTATGCACCGATCATGTTTATTCTTGCAGCATCGATTGCATTTTCAAGAGTTCTGACTCTGATGCAGATCCCACAGATGGTAAGCACCTGGATCCTGACGCACTTTACCAATAAGATCGTCCTGATTCTGGTGATCAATGTATTCCTTCTGATCGTGGGAATGGTCATGGATACCACACCGGCAATCCTGATCCTGACACCGATCCTTCTGCCGATCGTAACAGCAGTCGGCATGAATCCGATCCACTTTGGAATCATGATGGTTGTCAACCTTGCAATCGGATTTGTAACACCGCCGATCGGAGTCAATCTGTTTGTGGCAAGCTCGCTTACAGATATCCCGATCATGCGGATTTCCAAACATGCGATGCCAATGATCGGCTACTTCCTTGTTGCGCTTTTGTTAATTACATTTATCCCGGCGATCAGCCTGGCACTGATATAG